In one Thunnus maccoyii chromosome 12, fThuMac1.1, whole genome shotgun sequence genomic region, the following are encoded:
- the ticam1 gene encoding TIR domain-containing adapter molecule 1, which yields MNLEGQENQGTGLRDVYDILVKAPPERLLSLTIQLGESPEDNIIHALCLIVLRREEQALNKLQMLTDNHLANHLVEMWKMSGGKLEDFAVHCNSQQFTGESLAALARIFKVLSEQRLCDQLLRNLAYKRALSTNSQKTSNCEDREYDQFIDEAKVVCGPQFAEWMCSFRDLKLGSSHDPHSSPDEGNTTLKVVLSPDQSKSGLPSPLQASSSLPSYPTHLEISIPPTATFQEDKITPETPGSQQSIVVVNEVKNAPEESKIKSNEPPLFKDTKMDAAFAAVCNQKESPNQTTEPKFSLPTATSISPPKMTLPNKMYESKGAEEEEEEEVFYAFVILHAQEDAEVAEKIKEKLETIIGREGATFSEDFAIPGKSTLRCIGDAINNSAFTLLLLTSNFNTRLLEMKTDSALINSINYKHKYNTVIPLLPMENRMPKQSIPIVLQTLVPLDEKKSFDKKTQKTLSKAKIDKQKRIWMDEQRVKIQIERQEALKRSNQSQKQFIQECKAAQLLEQETLSLLMARDCNFVSPSARQQHPSIQITNAKYIMIGNDSQMTVDYGGGAEKDDAIQSDEEQ from the coding sequence atgaaccTCGAGGGACAAGAAAATCAGGGGACCGGACTGAGAGACGTCTATGACATACTAGTCAAGGCGCCTCCGGAGCGACTGCTAAGCCTGACAATACAGCTGGGTGAGTCTCCTGAAGATAATATCATACATGCCTTGTGTCTGATTGTTCTTCGGCGAGAGGAGCAGGCCCTGAACAAACTCCAGATGCTGACGGACAACCACCTCGCTAACCATCTGGTTGAAATGTGGAAAATGAGTGGAGGTAAATTAGAAGATTTTGCAGTTCACTGCAACTCTCAGCAGTTCACAGGAGAATCTCTTGCAGCTTTAGCTcgcatttttaaagttttgtcagaACAAAGGCTGTGCGATCAACTTTTAAGAAATCTGGCATACAAGAGAGCTCTTTCCACCAACAGCCAAAAAACAAGCAACTGTGAGGATCGGGAATATGATCAATTCATAGACGAAGCTAAAGTTGTCTGTGGGCCCCAGTTTGCAGAATGGATGTGTTCTTTCAGGGACCTCAAGTTGGGGTCTTCCCATGATCCTCATAGCAGCCCGGATGAAGGAAATACAACTTTAAAAGTGGTTCTGTCTCCGGATCAGTCAAAAAGTGGTCTGCCCAGCCCGCTGCAGGCGAGCTCCTCACTACCATCATATCCTACTCATCTGGAGATAAGCATTCCTCCAACAGCCACATTTCAAGAGGACAAAATAACTCCAGAAACACCAGGAAGCCAACAAAGCATTGTCGTTGTTAATGAAGTGAAAAATGCTCCTGAGGAATCTAAGATTAAATCCAATGAGCCTCCTCTGTTTAAAGACACAAAGATGGATGCAGCGTTTGCAGCGGTGTGCAACCAGAAAGAGAGTCCAAACCAAACCACTGAACCAAAATTTTCACTACCTACTGCAACAAGCATTTCTCCACCCAAGATGACTTTACCAAACAAGATGTATGAAAGTAAAGGTgccgaagaggaggaggaggaggaagtatTTTACGCATTTGTTATCCTGCATGCACAGGAAGATGCAGAAGTAgctgaaaagataaaagaaaaactggaaactatcattggtAGGGAAGGTGCTACTTTCTCTGAGGACTTTGCCATCCCTGGAAAGAGCACTTTGAGGTGTATAGGGGATGCTATCAACAACTCAGCTTTTACCCTTCTGCTGCTCACCAGTAACTTCAACACTCGTTTGCTGGAGATGAAGACAGACTCTGCCCTCATCAACTCCATAAACTACAAACACAAGTACAACACTGTTATCCCTCTGCTGCCAATGGAGAACCGTATGCCCAAACAAAGCATACCCATAGTTCTGCAGACTTTAGTTCCACTCGATGAGAAAAAGagctttgacaaaaaaacacaaaagacattGTCTAAAGCAAAAATTGATAAACAGAAGAGAATTTGGATGGATGAGCAGAGAGTGAAAATCCAGATAGAGAGACAGGAGGCACTTAAGCGTTCAAACCAGAGTCAAAAGCAGTTTATCCAAGAGTGTAAAGCAGCACAGTTGCTAGAGCAGGAGACACTGAGCCTTTTAATGGCACGAGACTGCAATTTTGTCAGCCCATCAGCACGGCAACAACACCCAAGCATTCAAATTACAAATGCTAAGTACATTATGATTGGCAATGACTCTCAAATGACTGTGGATTATGGTGGAGGTGCAGAAAAAGATGATGCAATTCAGAGTGATGAGGAGCAATAA